A single window of Colletes latitarsis isolate SP2378_abdomen chromosome 11, iyColLati1, whole genome shotgun sequence DNA harbors:
- the Ago3 gene encoding argonaute 3 yields MEHEKNKKIGVGRGTILLKMLKEKEKAEAEAQAAAAAAAIATATATATATATATAAAVVPSSSIASASAVDVVTPYPMAKGRASLLDVMKMKKSEVLSPTSVQTVGQGRASLLSRIKTISSVGQPVEQPSIPASSGDDAGVLGKLSDITIEETSSKKYAEDSKSSYQRTEPINRKGTGGKPIQLSANYINLKLERGKGLFNYEVKFNPDIDSRPLRSKLLNQQLEVLGRTKIFDGVALYLPQRLKDDITTFHSTHPIDQSVVTLTVIYKKEQSMTENISFFNVLLGRVMRALSLVRIGRHSFNPKGIQSVPQHKLEVWPGYVTAVNEYEGGLKLCIDAKHRVMRTETVRDLMIKFANKPNYQNMVMKELIGLSVFTRYNNKTYRIDDVAWEKNPTCTFQKGDNEISLLDYYKQHWNLQIKDQNQPLLVNCAKTKLKTGETQEQLVLLVPELCYIASLTDSIRSDFRVMKDLDVITKMSPNARRDVFRHFIQEIQNNEISRQILAEWGLQLETDLVDFAGRLLEPEEIIFGNNRKFTPPSHKPAEWSSAMCRNAILRTPNLNQWCILYCQKDTRCTQEFIGMFRNVSKAMGLSVKDPNNICLNNDRIETYIQELRRNINKALSLVIIIFPTNRTDRYNAVKRVCCVEMPVPSQVVMSRTISRADKLKSVTEKIALQISCKLGGALWALAIPMENCMICGIDVYHAGVGQQMKGSVAGFVASLDRLLTTWHSKICLQGRHQELVDMLQICLISAIKAYYKHNKRYPDRIIVYRDGVGDGQLETVTKYEVKQLLATFKNIESSYQPTLTVIVVQKRINTRIFAKSQQGLINPPPGTIVDSSIIKSDLYDFFLVSQNIRMGTVSPTRYIVIYDNKNMKAEHIQRLTYKLCHLYYNWPGTIKVPAPCQYAHKLVSLVGQNLQLEPHQSLFDTLYYL; encoded by the exons atggaacacgaaaaaaataaaaagattgGCGTGGGAAGAGGAACTATCcttttaaaaatgttaaaagagaaagagaaagcaGAAGCAGAAGCGCAAGCTGCAGCTGCAGCAGCAGCCATAGCCACAGCCACAGCCACAGCCACAGCCACAGCCACAGCCACAGCCGCAGCTGTAGTTCCATCTTCGTCAATAGCCAGCGCTTCTGCTGTCGATGTTGTTACCCCTTATCCAATGGCAAAGGGAAGAGCTAGTCTGTTGGATGTAATGAAAATGAAGAAATCTGAAGTATTAAGCCCTACATCTGTACAAACTGTTGGTCAAGGTAGAGCATCTCTACTTAGCCGAATTAAAACTATAAG TTCAGTTGGACAACCCGTTGAACAGCCAAGCATCCCTGCATCATCTGGTGATGATGCAGGAGTATTAGGTAAATTGTCAGATATTACAATAGAAGAAACTTCTAGTAAAAAATATGCTGAAGATTCTAAGTCATCATATCAAAGAACTGAACCAATTAACCGAAAAGGAACTGGGGGAAAACC GATTCAGTTAAGCGCAAATTATATAAATCTCAAATTAGAGCGTGGAAAAGGTTTATTCAATTACGAAGTGAAATTTAATCCTGACATAGATTCAAGGCCACTTCGTTCAAAACTTCTCAATCAACAGTTAGAAGTACTTGGACGAACGAAAATATTTGATGGTGTTGCACTTTATTTGCCTCAAAGATTAAAAGACGAT ATAACTACTTTTCACTCTACGCATCCTATCGATCAATCAGTTGTAACGCTTACCGTAATATACAAGAAAGAGCAAAGTATGACTGAGAACATTTCATTTTTCAATGTTTTACTTGGTCGTGTTATGCGAGCCCTTAGTTTAGTTCGCATTGGTCGTCACAGTTTCAACCCAAAGGGTATACAATCGGTGCCACAACACAAATTGGAAGTGTGGCCCGGTTATGTTACGGCTGTCAATGAATACGAAGGAGGCCTAAAGTTATGTATAGATGCAAAGCATCGTGTCATGCGAACAGAAACAGTGCGTGATCTAAT GATTAAATTTGCGAATAAACCAAATTATCAAAACATGGTAATGAAAGAATTAATCGGTTTATCTGTTTTCacgagatacaataataaaactTATCGCATTGATGATGTTGCATGGGAAAAAAATCCAACATGTACGTTTCAAAAAGGAGATAACGAAATATCTTTATTAGATTATTATAAACAGCACTGGAACTTACAAATAAAAGACCAAAACCAGCCACTTCTAGTTAATTGCGCTAAAACTAAATTAAAAACTGGCGAA acACAGGAACAATTGGTACTATTAGTTCCTGAGTTATGTTATATAGCAAGTCTTACTGATAGTATCCGTTCGGACTTTAGAGTAATGAAGGACCTGGATGTAATAACTAAAATGTCACCAAATGCTCGCCGCGATGTATTTAGACATTTTATCCAAGAGATACAAAATAACGAAATATCACGACAAATATTAGCTGAGTGGGGCTTACAATTGGAAACTGATTTAGTCGATTTCGCAGGAAGACTTCTCGAACCCGAAGAAATTATATTCggaaataatagaaaatttacACCTCCATCTCACAAACCTGCCGAATGGAGTTCTGCAATGTGCAGAAATGCTATATTACGAACT cctAATTTAAATCAGTGGTGCATCTTATACTGTCAAAAAGATACAAGATGTACACAGGAATTTATTGGTATGTTCAGAAATGTGTCAAAAGCTATGGGTCTATCTGTTAAGGATCCAAacaatatttgtttaaacaatgatAGAATTGAGACATACATACAAGAATTACGTAGAAACATTAACAAGGCACTGAGTTTAGTGATCATTATTTTTCCTACAAATCGAACTGACAGATACAATGCTGTAAAGAG AGTGTGCTGCGTAGAAATGCCTGTACCATCTCAAGTAGTTATGTCTAGAACTATTAGTCGTGCTGACAAGTTGAAAAGTGTAACGGAAAAAATTGCTTTGCAAATTAGCTGTAAATTAGGCGGGGCACTTTGGGCATTGGCCATACCAATG GAAAATTGCATGATATGTGGGATAGATGTGTATCATGCAGGTGTTGGTCAACAAATGAAAGGAAGCGTCGCAGGTTTCGTAGCAAGTTTAGATAGACTACTGACAACTTGGCACAGTAAAATTTGTCTACAAGGTCGACATCAAGAATTAGTCGATATGCTACAGATCTGCTTAATTTCAGCAATAAAAGCTTACTACAAG CACAATAAACGGTACCCAGATCGTATTATTGTGTACCGGGATGGTGTTGGCGATGGCCAACTAGAAACTGTTACCAAATATGAAGTGAAACAGTTGTTAGCAACGTTTAAAAATATAGAATCAAGTTATCAGCCAACTTTAACTGTTATAGTAGTTCAAAAACGTATTAATACACGAATATTTGCAAAATCT CAACAAGGCCTGATAAATCCGCCACCAGGAACAATCGTGGATTCCAGTATAATAAAATCTGATCTTTATGATTTCTTTTTGGTGTCCCAGAATATACGAATGGGTACAGTGTCACCAACACGCTATATTGTTATCtatgataataaaaatatgaaagctGAACATATACAACGATTGACATACAAGCTTTGTCACTTGTATTATAATTGGCCTGGTACTATAAAAGTTCCAGCTCCTTGTCAATATGCGCATAAACTGGTTTCTCTTGTTGGACAAAATTTACAATTGGAGCCTCATCAATCACTTTTTGATACATTGTATTACTTATAA